In Streptomyces sp. NBC_01707, a genomic segment contains:
- a CDS encoding aldehyde dehydrogenase family protein: MKAHDGMYIGGEWRPAAGRDTIAVVNPADEQVIAHVPAGTAEDVDAAVQAARAAFPGWAATPPVERAARIAALRDVLVARQGEIAATVTAELGAPLPLSQAVHAGVPVLVAGSYAELAASYPFEEKHGNSTVLLEAVGVVGAITPWNYPLHQIVAKVAPALAAGCTIVLKPAEDTPLTAQLFAEATEEAGLPAGVFNLVTGLGPVAGQALAAHEDVDLVSFTGSTAVGKQIGATAGGAVKRVALELGGKSANVILPSADLAKAVNVGVANVMSNSGQTCSAWTRMLVDGERYEEAVALAAAAVAKYVPGERVGPVVNAKQQARVRGYIEKGIEEGARLVAGGPEAPLPTGYYVSPTVFADVTPEMTIAQEEIFGPVISILKYEDEDDALRIANGTVYGLAGAVWAADDAEAVAFARRMETGQVDINGGRFNPIAPFGGYKQSGVGRELGPHGLGEYLQTKSLQF; encoded by the coding sequence ATGAAGGCCCACGACGGCATGTACATCGGCGGGGAGTGGCGGCCCGCCGCAGGACGGGACACGATCGCGGTCGTGAACCCGGCGGACGAGCAGGTCATCGCCCATGTACCGGCCGGAACCGCCGAGGACGTCGACGCCGCGGTACAGGCCGCCCGAGCCGCCTTCCCCGGCTGGGCCGCCACCCCGCCCGTCGAGCGCGCCGCGCGGATCGCCGCCCTGCGCGATGTCCTGGTGGCCCGCCAGGGCGAGATCGCCGCCACCGTCACCGCCGAACTCGGCGCACCGCTCCCGCTGTCGCAGGCGGTGCACGCCGGTGTGCCGGTCCTGGTCGCCGGTTCGTACGCGGAACTTGCCGCGTCGTACCCGTTCGAGGAGAAGCACGGCAACTCCACCGTCCTGCTGGAGGCCGTGGGTGTCGTCGGGGCGATCACCCCGTGGAACTACCCGCTGCACCAGATCGTCGCCAAGGTGGCTCCGGCACTCGCGGCAGGCTGCACGATCGTCCTCAAGCCCGCCGAGGACACCCCGCTGACCGCACAGCTCTTCGCCGAGGCGACCGAGGAGGCCGGCCTGCCCGCCGGTGTCTTCAACCTGGTCACCGGCCTCGGCCCGGTCGCCGGACAGGCCCTCGCCGCGCACGAGGACGTCGACCTGGTCTCGTTCACCGGCTCCACCGCCGTCGGGAAGCAGATCGGCGCCACCGCGGGCGGCGCGGTCAAGCGCGTCGCGCTGGAGCTCGGCGGCAAGTCCGCCAACGTCATCCTGCCCTCGGCCGATCTGGCCAAGGCCGTCAACGTCGGCGTCGCCAACGTGATGTCCAACTCCGGCCAGACGTGCAGCGCCTGGACGAGGATGCTCGTCGACGGCGAGCGGTACGAGGAAGCCGTCGCGCTCGCCGCCGCGGCGGTCGCCAAGTACGTACCGGGGGAGCGGGTCGGCCCCGTCGTCAACGCCAAGCAGCAGGCCCGGGTGCGCGGTTACATCGAGAAGGGCATCGAGGAGGGTGCGCGGCTCGTCGCCGGTGGCCCCGAGGCCCCGCTCCCGACCGGTTACTACGTAAGCCCCACCGTGTTCGCCGATGTCACCCCGGAGATGACGATCGCCCAGGAGGAGATCTTCGGCCCGGTCATATCGATCCTGAAGTACGAGGACGAGGACGACGCGCTCCGGATCGCCAACGGCACGGTGTACGGGCTCGCGGGCGCCGTCTGGGCCGCCGACGACGCGGAAGCCGTCGCCTTCGCCCGGCGGATGGAGACCGGACAGGTCGACATCAACGGCGGCCGGTTCAACCCGATCGCCCCGTTCGGCGGCTACAAGCAGTCCGGCGTCGGCCGCGAGCTCGGTCCGCACGGCCTCGGTGAGTATCTCCAGACCAAGTCCCTCCAGTTCTGA